In Streptococcus parasuis, the following proteins share a genomic window:
- a CDS encoding phosphoribosylformylglycinamidine synthase — MAKRIFVEKKADFQIKAEALLEELVHNLQLTSLSSLRLVQVYDIFNLEEELLEQAIKHIFMEQVTDKALLEEELGLESSVYFAIEALPGQFDQRAASSQEALLLLGSRQNVRVHTGQLFILNGNVLEEELAAIKNYLLNPVDSRFKDMESPLLEQEFSVSDSSIPNLEFFANYSAEDFAMYKREVGLAMEVEDLLFIQDYFKSIGRVPTETELKVLDTYWSDHCRHTTFETELRTIDFSASKFQKQLQATYDKYIAMRSELGRSDKPQTLMDMATIFGRYERVNGRLDDMEVSDEINACSVEIEVDVDGVKEPWLLMFKNETHNHPTEIEPFGGAATCIGGAIRDPLSGRSYVYQAMRISGAGDITQPLTATRDGKLPQQIISKTAAHGYSSYGNQIGLATTYVREYFHPGFVAKRMELGAVIGAAPKENVVREKPVAGDVVILLGGKTGRDGIGGATGSSKVQTVESVETAGAEVQKGNAIEERKIQRLFRNGQVTRLIKKSNDFGAGGVCVAIGELADGLEIDLDKVPLKYAGLNGTEIAISESQERMSVVVRPEDVETFIEACREENIHAVVVAKVTDKPNLVMTWNGQTIVDLERSFLDTNGVRVVVDAKVVDNAVNLPELRQTSPETLEEDLKTILSDLNHASQKGLQTIFDSSVGRSTVNHPLGGRYQLTPTESSVQKLPVQDGVTTTASVMAQGYHPYLAEWSPYHGAAYAVIEATARLVATGANWSKARFSYQEYFQRMDKQAERFGQPVAALLGSIEAQIQLGLPSIGGKDSMSGTFEELTVPPTLVAFGVTTADSRKVLSPEFKTTSENIYYLPGQILSEDIDFTFIKSNFETFEKWQNTYAITAASAVKYGGVLESIALMTFGNQIGATIELETVETCLTGQLGGFVFTSTEEISGAVKIGQTTEEFTLVVNGVKLFGHDVQAAFEGKLEEVYPTEFRQNTSIEDVPAIAKTTIRRAKKKVDVPLVYIPVFPGTNSEYDSAKAFEQAGAQVNLVPFVTLDGKSIEHSVDTMVDNIDKANILFFAGGFSAADEPDGSAKFIVTILRNAKVRSAIDQFIEKGGLIIGICNGFQALVKSGLLPYGNFEEVVETSPTLFYNDANQHVAKMVETRIANVNSPWLSGVQVGDIHAIPVSHGEGKFVVTDEEFEVLRNNGQIFSQYVDFTGQPSMDSKYNPNGSYHAIEGITSANGQIIGKMGHSERYETGLFQNIPGNKDQGLFASAVRYFTE; from the coding sequence ATGGCAAAACGTATTTTTGTTGAAAAAAAAGCAGATTTTCAAATTAAGGCAGAAGCTCTTCTCGAAGAATTGGTTCACAATTTGCAGTTGACTAGTCTATCCAGTCTTCGATTAGTACAGGTATATGATATTTTCAATTTAGAGGAAGAATTGCTTGAACAAGCGATTAAGCATATCTTCATGGAACAGGTAACAGATAAGGCGTTGTTGGAAGAAGAACTGGGTTTAGAAAGCTCAGTCTATTTTGCCATTGAGGCTCTCCCTGGTCAATTTGATCAACGTGCAGCTAGTAGTCAAGAGGCTCTCCTTTTATTGGGTAGCCGCCAAAATGTACGTGTTCATACTGGTCAGCTTTTTATCTTAAATGGAAATGTACTAGAAGAAGAATTGGCTGCAATTAAGAATTATCTTCTTAATCCTGTTGATTCTCGTTTCAAAGATATGGAATCACCTTTGCTGGAACAGGAATTTTCTGTTTCAGATAGCTCTATTCCAAATTTGGAATTTTTTGCAAACTATAGTGCTGAAGACTTTGCGATGTATAAGCGTGAAGTTGGTTTGGCCATGGAAGTGGAGGATTTATTATTTATCCAAGACTATTTCAAATCAATCGGTCGAGTTCCAACTGAAACAGAGCTCAAAGTCTTAGATACTTATTGGAGTGATCACTGCCGTCATACGACATTTGAAACAGAACTCAGAACGATTGACTTTTCAGCTTCAAAATTCCAAAAGCAATTGCAGGCGACATATGACAAATACATTGCGATGCGTTCAGAACTAGGTCGATCAGATAAGCCTCAAACTTTAATGGATATGGCTACTATTTTTGGTCGCTATGAGCGTGTGAATGGTCGGTTGGATGATATGGAAGTTTCTGATGAGATTAACGCTTGTTCAGTAGAAATTGAAGTGGACGTGGATGGAGTGAAGGAACCTTGGCTTCTCATGTTCAAAAATGAAACACATAATCACCCAACAGAAATTGAACCATTTGGTGGGGCAGCAACTTGTATTGGTGGTGCTATCCGTGATCCGTTGTCAGGTCGGTCTTATGTCTATCAAGCAATGCGGATTTCAGGTGCAGGAGATATCACTCAACCATTAACTGCAACACGTGATGGGAAATTACCACAACAAATCATTTCAAAAACAGCTGCACATGGCTATTCTTCTTACGGCAACCAAATTGGTCTTGCGACGACCTATGTCCGTGAATACTTCCACCCAGGTTTCGTTGCCAAACGTATGGAACTTGGAGCGGTAATTGGAGCTGCTCCGAAAGAAAATGTAGTCCGTGAAAAACCGGTGGCTGGTGATGTGGTCATCTTACTTGGTGGTAAAACTGGACGAGATGGTATCGGTGGAGCAACAGGTTCGTCTAAGGTTCAGACTGTCGAATCGGTCGAAACAGCTGGTGCAGAAGTTCAAAAGGGAAATGCTATTGAAGAACGTAAAATTCAGCGTTTATTCCGAAATGGACAAGTGACACGACTGATTAAAAAGTCGAATGACTTTGGTGCAGGAGGTGTCTGTGTAGCGATTGGTGAGTTAGCAGATGGTTTGGAAATAGATTTAGATAAGGTGCCACTCAAGTATGCAGGTTTGAATGGAACTGAGATTGCCATTTCAGAATCACAAGAGCGGATGAGTGTAGTCGTTCGTCCAGAGGATGTAGAAACTTTTATCGAAGCCTGTCGTGAAGAAAATATCCATGCTGTTGTAGTAGCTAAAGTGACGGATAAACCAAATCTAGTCATGACTTGGAATGGCCAAACGATTGTTGATTTGGAACGTTCTTTCCTTGATACAAATGGTGTTCGTGTAGTAGTTGATGCAAAAGTAGTTGACAATGCTGTCAACCTTCCCGAATTACGTCAGACATCACCTGAAACCCTAGAAGAGGATTTGAAGACAATTCTTTCAGACCTCAACCATGCTAGCCAAAAAGGATTGCAGACTATTTTTGACTCTTCAGTTGGTCGTTCAACAGTGAATCATCCGCTTGGTGGGCGTTATCAGTTGACGCCGACAGAAAGTTCCGTTCAAAAGTTACCTGTCCAAGATGGTGTGACGACAACAGCTTCGGTTATGGCGCAAGGTTACCATCCATATTTAGCAGAGTGGTCTCCATATCATGGTGCAGCGTATGCGGTGATTGAAGCAACAGCTCGTTTGGTTGCAACAGGTGCAAACTGGTCTAAGGCCCGTTTCTCTTATCAAGAGTATTTCCAAAGAATGGATAAACAGGCGGAACGGTTTGGACAGCCTGTAGCGGCTTTACTTGGCTCAATTGAGGCTCAAATTCAGCTAGGTTTACCATCTATTGGGGGTAAGGACTCTATGTCTGGTACTTTTGAAGAACTAACGGTTCCTCCGACACTAGTTGCTTTTGGTGTAACCACTGCAGATAGTCGCAAGGTTCTTTCTCCTGAGTTCAAAACAACCAGTGAGAATATCTATTATCTTCCAGGTCAAATTTTATCGGAAGACATAGATTTTACATTCATCAAGTCAAACTTTGAGACTTTTGAAAAATGGCAGAATACTTATGCGATTACAGCAGCAAGTGCTGTTAAGTATGGTGGTGTTTTAGAAAGTATAGCTCTTATGACCTTTGGAAATCAGATTGGTGCGACAATTGAATTAGAAACCGTAGAAACATGTCTGACAGGTCAATTAGGTGGTTTTGTCTTTACTTCTACTGAAGAAATATCAGGAGCAGTGAAAATTGGACAGACAACTGAAGAGTTTACACTTGTTGTCAATGGTGTCAAGTTGTTTGGACATGATGTACAAGCTGCTTTTGAAGGAAAACTTGAAGAGGTCTATCCGACAGAATTTAGACAAAACACTTCTATAGAGGATGTCCCAGCCATTGCGAAAACAACGATTCGTAGAGCCAAGAAAAAAGTTGATGTTCCACTGGTGTACATTCCAGTTTTCCCAGGAACTAACTCTGAGTATGACTCAGCCAAGGCGTTTGAACAAGCTGGTGCCCAGGTAAATCTAGTACCATTTGTAACCTTAGATGGAAAGAGTATCGAACATTCCGTTGACACAATGGTGGACAATATTGACAAGGCTAATATTCTTTTCTTTGCAGGTGGTTTCTCAGCAGCCGATGAGCCAGATGGTTCTGCTAAATTTATCGTGACTATCTTGCGAAATGCCAAGGTCCGTTCAGCTATTGACCAGTTTATCGAAAAAGGTGGTCTCATTATCGGGATCTGTAATGGTTTCCAAGCCCTTGTTAAATCAGGCTTATTACCTTATGGGAATTTTGAAGAAGTAGTGGAAACCAGTCCAACTCTCTTCTATAACGATGCTAACCAGCACGTTGCAAAAATGGTTGAGACACGCATTGCTAATGTAAATTCTCCATGGTTATCAGGAGTTCAAGTTGGAGATATTCACGCTATTCCAGTTTCTCATGGTGAAGGGAAATTTGTAGTTACTGATGAAGAATTTGAAGTTTTGCGCAACAATGGCCAAATTTTCAGTCAATACGTGGATTTCACTGGTCAACCAAGTATGGATTCAAAATACAATCCAAATGGCTCATATCATGCGATAGAAGGAATTACTAGTGCCAATGGTCAAATCATTGGGAAAATGGGACATTCAGAGCGTTATGAAACTGGTCTCTTCCAAAATATTCCGGGGAATAAAGACCAGGGCTTATTTGCATCAGCGGTTCGCTATTTTACAGAATAA
- the purF gene encoding amidophosphoribosyltransferase, with protein sequence MYEVKSLNEECGVFGIWGHPQAAQVTYFGLHSLQHRGQEGAGILANDEGHLRRHRDTGLIADVFKKSEDLERLTGRAAIGHVRYATSGSASIHNIQPFLFDFSDMQVGLAHNGNLTNAVSLKAELEKNGSIFSSSSDTEILMHLIRRSHNPDLMGKIKEALNTVKGGFAYLIMLEDKMVAALDPNGFRPLSIGKMKNGAWVVASETCAFEVVGAEWVRDVEPGEMVIIDDSGIRYDTYTTDTQLAVCSMEYIYFARPDSVIHGINVHTARKNMGRRLAQEFQHEADIVVGVPNSSLSAAMGFAEESGLPNEMGLIKNQYIQRTFIQPTQELREQGVRMKLSAVSSVVKDKRVVMIDDSIVRGTTSRRIVQLLRDAGAKEVHVAIGSPELKYPCFYGIDIQTRRELISANHSVDEVCEIIGADSLTYLSLDGLIDSIGIKTDAPKGGLCVAYFDGEFPTPLYDYEEEYLRSLEEKTSFYIENVKRDK encoded by the coding sequence ATGTACGAAGTTAAATCACTTAATGAAGAATGCGGAGTCTTTGGGATTTGGGGTCATCCGCAAGCTGCTCAGGTCACATATTTTGGACTCCATAGTTTGCAGCACCGAGGTCAAGAAGGCGCAGGGATTTTAGCAAATGATGAAGGACATTTACGTCGTCATCGGGATACAGGGTTGATTGCGGATGTTTTTAAAAAGTCAGAAGACCTAGAACGTCTCACTGGGAGAGCAGCGATAGGTCATGTTCGCTATGCCACGTCAGGTTCAGCTTCTATCCATAACATTCAACCTTTTCTCTTTGATTTTTCAGATATGCAAGTTGGACTAGCTCATAATGGCAATTTGACTAATGCAGTTAGTTTAAAGGCAGAATTAGAAAAAAATGGTTCGATTTTTTCAAGTTCATCTGATACTGAAATTTTGATGCATTTGATTCGTCGCAGTCATAATCCAGACCTGATGGGTAAAATCAAGGAAGCTCTTAATACTGTCAAGGGTGGATTTGCCTACTTGATTATGTTAGAAGATAAAATGGTTGCAGCCTTGGATCCAAACGGTTTTCGTCCATTATCTATTGGAAAGATGAAGAATGGGGCTTGGGTCGTTGCCAGCGAGACATGTGCGTTTGAAGTCGTTGGAGCAGAATGGGTTCGTGATGTTGAGCCGGGAGAGATGGTCATTATTGATGATTCAGGAATTCGCTATGATACCTATACGACGGATACACAACTTGCAGTCTGTTCGATGGAATATATCTACTTTGCGCGTCCAGATTCTGTCATTCATGGGATAAATGTTCATACTGCCCGAAAAAATATGGGGCGCCGTTTGGCTCAAGAATTTCAACACGAAGCAGATATTGTTGTTGGTGTGCCTAATTCATCACTTTCAGCTGCAATGGGTTTTGCAGAGGAGTCCGGTTTGCCAAATGAGATGGGGCTGATTAAAAATCAGTACATTCAAAGGACCTTTATCCAGCCTACACAGGAATTACGGGAACAGGGTGTTCGCATGAAGTTATCAGCTGTTTCCAGTGTTGTTAAGGATAAGCGCGTGGTTATGATTGACGATTCAATTGTTCGAGGAACAACGAGTCGTCGTATTGTCCAACTGTTACGTGATGCTGGTGCGAAAGAAGTCCATGTTGCTATCGGTAGTCCTGAACTGAAGTATCCATGTTTTTATGGAATTGATATTCAAACACGTAGAGAACTGATTTCAGCCAATCATTCTGTAGATGAGGTTTGTGAAATTATAGGAGCTGATAGCCTTACCTATCTGTCATTAGATGGTTTGATAGACTCGATTGGTATAAAAACAGATGCACCTAAGGGTGGGCTCTGTGTGGCGTATTTTGATGGAGAATTTCCAACGCCCCTTTATGACTATGAGGAAGAATATCTTCGAAGCTTAGAAGAGAAAACTAGTTTCTACATAGAGAATGTCAAAAGAGATAAATGA
- the purM gene encoding phosphoribosylformylglycinamidine cyclo-ligase yields the protein MTNKNAYAQSGVDVEAGYEVVERIKKHVARTERLGVMGALGGFGGMFDLTKLDVKEPVLVSGTDGVGTKLMLAIQYDKHDTIGQDCVAMCVNDIIAAGAEPLYFLDYIATGKNEPAKLEQVVAGVAEGCVQAGCGLIGGETAEMPGMYGEDDYDLAGFAVGIAEKSQIIDGSKVKEGDILLGLASSGIHSNGYSLVRRVFADLDGDALLPELNGKALKDVLLEPTRIYVQQVLPLVKNELVNGIAHITGGGFVENIPRMFSDDLAAEIEEDKIPVLPIFTALETYGKIKHEEMFEIFNMGIGLVLTVSPEKVDKVRESVNEEVYEIGRIVIKEDKSVIIK from the coding sequence ATGACGAATAAAAATGCTTATGCTCAGTCAGGAGTGGATGTCGAAGCGGGTTATGAAGTAGTTGAACGTATCAAAAAACACGTTGCTCGGACAGAACGATTGGGTGTCATGGGGGCACTAGGTGGTTTTGGTGGTATGTTTGACTTAACCAAATTAGATGTAAAAGAGCCTGTTTTAGTATCAGGAACTGATGGTGTTGGTACTAAGCTTATGCTTGCAATTCAATATGACAAACATGACACAATTGGCCAAGATTGTGTTGCGATGTGTGTCAATGATATTATTGCAGCAGGTGCAGAACCGCTTTATTTTCTTGACTATATTGCGACAGGGAAAAATGAGCCAGCTAAATTGGAACAAGTAGTGGCGGGTGTTGCAGAAGGCTGTGTCCAAGCAGGGTGTGGGTTGATTGGTGGTGAAACTGCTGAAATGCCTGGCATGTACGGCGAAGATGATTATGATTTAGCCGGTTTTGCAGTCGGAATCGCTGAGAAATCACAAATTATTGACGGAAGTAAGGTCAAAGAAGGTGATATCTTACTCGGCTTAGCTTCAAGTGGCATCCACTCTAATGGTTATTCATTGGTTCGCCGTGTTTTTGCGGATCTTGATGGTGACGCTCTGTTGCCAGAGCTCAATGGCAAAGCTCTTAAGGATGTCTTACTAGAACCAACGCGTATTTATGTCCAACAAGTACTACCATTGGTAAAAAATGAACTTGTAAATGGTATCGCTCATATCACTGGTGGTGGATTTGTTGAAAATATCCCTCGTATGTTTTCAGATGATTTAGCGGCAGAGATTGAAGAAGATAAGATTCCGGTCCTTCCTATCTTCACTGCCCTTGAAACATATGGCAAAATCAAACACGAAGAAATGTTTGAAATCTTCAACATGGGGATTGGTTTGGTGTTAACAGTCAGTCCTGAAAAGGTTGACAAGGTTCGAGAATCAGTCAATGAAGAAGTTTATGAAATTGGTCGTATTGTAATCAAAGAAGACAAGAGTGTGATAATCAAATGA
- the purN gene encoding phosphoribosylglycinamide formyltransferase, translating into MKRIAIFASGNGSNFQVIAEQFKVHFVFSDHRDAFVLKRAETLGVPAYAFELKEFADKQAYEKALIDLLDKHQIDLVVLAGYMKIVGPTLLAKYEGRIINIHPAYLPEFPGAHGIEDAWKADVPESGVTVHWVDSGVDTGQIIKQVRVPRLADDYLEQFEERIHAAEYQLYPTVLEELGVERIEL; encoded by the coding sequence ATGAAGCGAATAGCAATTTTTGCCTCTGGTAATGGTTCCAATTTTCAAGTTATAGCTGAACAATTCAAGGTACATTTTGTTTTTTCAGATCATAGAGATGCTTTCGTTTTAAAGAGAGCTGAAACATTAGGAGTTCCAGCCTATGCTTTTGAACTGAAGGAGTTTGCTGATAAACAGGCATATGAAAAAGCACTTATTGACTTATTGGACAAACACCAGATTGATCTGGTTGTTTTAGCTGGCTATATGAAGATTGTTGGCCCTACATTGCTTGCTAAGTATGAGGGACGGATTATCAATATTCATCCGGCTTATCTGCCAGAATTTCCAGGAGCCCATGGGATTGAAGATGCCTGGAAAGCTGACGTTCCAGAGAGTGGTGTGACGGTCCACTGGGTCGACAGTGGTGTCGATACAGGTCAAATTATTAAACAAGTCCGTGTACCTAGGTTGGCTGATGATTATTTGGAGCAGTTTGAGGAACGGATTCACGCTGCAGAATATCAGCTTTATCCAACAGTTTTAGAAGAGCTGGGGGTAGAAAGGATAGAGTTATGA
- a CDS encoding phosphoribosylaminoimidazolecarboxamide formyltransferase, translated as MIKKIISFVLVFVLAALLFNSFIFANLENPARLILAYGLSLILSGFLMTQIK; from the coding sequence ATGATAAAGAAAATAATCTCATTCGTTTTGGTATTTGTTTTAGCTGCTCTGCTATTTAATAGCTTTATTTTTGCAAACTTAGAAAATCCAGCACGTTTGATATTGGCCTATGGATTATCCTTGATTTTATCAGGATTTTTAATGACTCAAATCAAATAG
- the purH gene encoding bifunctional phosphoribosylaminoimidazolecarboxamide formyltransferase/IMP cyclohydrolase — protein MTKRALISVSDKNGIVEFAKELNSFGWEIISTGGTKVTLDQAGIPTIAIDDVTGFPEMMDGRVKTLHPKIHGGLLARRDLDSHLQAASDHEIGLIDLVVVNLYPFKETILRPDVTYDLAVENIDIGGPSMLRSAAKNHASVTVVVDPADYPTVLGEIAEQGETSYSTRQRLAAKVFRHTAAYDALIADYFTKQVGEEKPEKLTLTYDLNQPMRYGENPQQNADFYQNALPTAYSIASAKQLNGKELSFNNIRDADAAIRIIRDFKDRPTVVALKHMNPCGIGQAETIEKAWDYAYEADPVSIFGGIVVLNREVDAATAEKMHPIFLEIIIAPSYSAEALAILTNKKKNLRILELAFDAQDASEVEKEFTGVVGGLLVQNQDVVVENPVDWQVVTERQPSEQEWAAMEFAWKSSKYVKSNGIIITNDKMTLGVGPGQTNRVASVRIAIEQAKDRLEGAVLASDAFFPFADNVEEIAAAGIKAIIQPGGSVRDQDSIDMANKYGLTMVFTGVRHFRH, from the coding sequence ATGACAAAGCGTGCGTTAATTAGCGTATCTGATAAAAATGGTATCGTTGAATTTGCTAAGGAATTAAACAGTTTTGGTTGGGAGATTATCTCAACTGGAGGTACAAAAGTTACATTGGATCAGGCGGGTATTCCCACTATTGCCATTGATGATGTGACAGGTTTTCCAGAGATGATGGATGGTCGTGTCAAGACTCTTCATCCGAAAATTCACGGTGGTTTGTTGGCGCGTCGGGATTTGGACAGCCATTTGCAAGCTGCTAGCGACCATGAAATTGGCTTGATTGATTTGGTGGTAGTCAACCTTTATCCTTTCAAAGAGACTATTTTACGTCCAGATGTGACCTATGATTTAGCGGTGGAGAATATTGACATCGGTGGTCCCTCTATGCTTCGTTCGGCAGCCAAGAACCACGCCAGTGTGACAGTTGTGGTAGACCCGGCAGATTATCCAACAGTTTTAGGAGAAATAGCAGAGCAGGGGGAAACTAGCTACTCAACGCGTCAGCGATTAGCAGCGAAGGTCTTTCGTCATACCGCGGCTTACGACGCTTTAATAGCTGATTATTTCACTAAGCAAGTAGGTGAAGAGAAACCTGAGAAACTTACTCTTACTTATGACCTTAATCAGCCAATGCGCTATGGAGAAAATCCACAACAAAATGCGGATTTCTACCAAAATGCCCTTCCGACTGCATATTCCATTGCATCTGCTAAGCAGTTAAACGGGAAGGAACTATCCTTCAATAACATTCGTGATGCGGATGCCGCTATTCGTATTATCCGTGATTTCAAGGACCGTCCAACTGTTGTAGCTCTTAAACATATGAATCCATGTGGTATCGGACAAGCAGAAACTATTGAAAAGGCGTGGGATTATGCTTATGAGGCTGATCCAGTATCGATTTTCGGAGGCATCGTCGTGCTGAACAGGGAAGTAGATGCTGCGACGGCTGAAAAGATGCACCCGATTTTCTTAGAAATCATCATCGCACCGAGCTACTCGGCAGAAGCATTAGCAATTTTGACCAATAAAAAGAAAAATCTTCGCATTTTAGAATTGGCTTTTGATGCTCAAGATGCTAGTGAAGTAGAAAAGGAATTCACAGGCGTTGTTGGTGGTCTCTTGGTGCAGAATCAGGACGTGGTGGTGGAAAACCCAGTGGACTGGCAGGTTGTGACTGAGCGTCAACCGTCCGAGCAAGAGTGGGCGGCTATGGAGTTCGCCTGGAAGTCTTCTAAGTATGTCAAATCCAACGGGATCATCATCACCAATGACAAGATGACCTTGGGAGTGGGACCGGGGCAAACCAACCGTGTGGCTTCCGTCCGTATCGCCATCGAGCAGGCCAAGGACCGTTTGGAAGGAGCCGTTTTGGCATCGGATGCCTTCTTCCCCTTTGCTGATAACGTGGAAGAAATCGCTGCCGCAGGCATCAAGGCTATCATTCAGCCGGGGGGTTCTGTCCGTGACCAGGATTCCATTGACATGGCCAATAAGTACGGCTTGACCATGGTCTTTACGGGAGTAAGACATTTTAGACATTGA
- the purD gene encoding phosphoribosylamine--glycine ligase: protein MKLLVVGSGGREHAIAKKLLESDQVEKVFVAPGNDGMLLDGIELVNIGISEHSALINFAKKNDIAWTFVGPDDALAAGIVDDFEQAGLKAFGPSRLAAELEWSKDFAKQIMVKYGIPTAAFGTFSNFEEAKAYIEEQGAPIVVKADGLALGKGVVVAETVEQAVEAVREMLLDNKFGDSGARVVIEEFLEGEEFSLFALVNGDQFYILPTAQDHKRAFDGDQGPNTGGMGAYAPVPHLPQSVVDTAVDTIVKPILAGMIAEERPYLGVLYAGLILTDQGPKVIEFNARFGDPETQIILPRLTSDFAQNIDDILHKRPTQLTWLDSGVTLGVVVASNGYPLDYEKGVVLPARTEGDITTYYAGARFAENSRALLSNGGRVYMLVTTADTIQEAQEKIYSELKNQDTTGLFYRTDIGSKAVK from the coding sequence ATGAAACTTTTGGTTGTTGGGTCTGGTGGTCGTGAACATGCTATTGCAAAGAAATTGTTAGAGTCTGATCAGGTAGAAAAGGTCTTTGTCGCTCCTGGAAATGATGGAATGCTTTTAGATGGGATTGAATTGGTAAATATCGGTATTTCCGAACATTCTGCTCTCATCAACTTTGCTAAGAAAAATGACATTGCCTGGACTTTTGTTGGTCCAGACGATGCTTTGGCAGCAGGTATCGTTGATGATTTTGAACAGGCTGGGTTAAAGGCATTTGGTCCGAGTCGTCTCGCCGCGGAGCTAGAGTGGTCAAAAGACTTTGCTAAGCAAATCATGGTCAAATACGGCATTCCAACAGCAGCCTTTGGCACATTTTCCAACTTCGAAGAAGCCAAAGCCTACATCGAAGAGCAGGGTGCACCAATCGTGGTCAAGGCGGACGGATTGGCGCTGGGCAAGGGTGTGGTCGTGGCGGAAACCGTCGAGCAGGCGGTCGAAGCGGTACGGGAGATGCTCTTGGACAATAAGTTCGGTGACTCGGGTGCCCGCGTAGTCATCGAGGAGTTCTTGGAGGGTGAGGAGTTCTCGCTCTTTGCCTTGGTCAACGGCGACCAGTTCTATATCCTGCCGACAGCCCAGGACCACAAGCGTGCCTTTGACGGCGACCAAGGTCCTAACACAGGCGGCATGGGGGCTTACGCTCCTGTTCCCCACCTGCCTCAAAGCGTGGTGGATACAGCAGTTGACACCATTGTCAAGCCTATTCTTGCGGGCATGATTGCTGAAGAGCGACCTTATCTTGGCGTGCTCTATGCTGGCTTGATTCTGACAGATCAAGGTCCTAAAGTCATTGAGTTCAACGCTCGGTTTGGCGACCCAGAAACTCAGATTATCCTACCTCGCTTGACCTCTGACTTTGCTCAGAACATTGACGACATCCTCCACAAACGTCCGACCCAGCTGACTTGGCTAGATAGTGGCGTGACACTTGGGGTAGTGGTGGCATCAAATGGCTATCCTTTGGATTACGAAAAAGGTGTGGTCTTGCCAGCAAGGACCGAGGGAGACATCACGACCTACTATGCAGGGGCTCGTTTTGCGGAAAATAGCAGAGCACTGCTATCAAACGGCGGTCGGGTCTATATGTTAGTCACCACAGCAGACACCATCCAAGAAGCCCAGGAAAAAATTTACTCGGAGCTGAAAAATCAAGATACCACAGGCCTCTTTTATCGTACAGATATTGGAAGTAAAGCTGTTAAATAA
- the purE gene encoding 5-(carboxyamino)imidazole ribonucleotide mutase — MNIPISIIMGSSSDWKTMKKVAEVLDKFGVAYEKKVVSAHRTPDLMFRHAEEARGRGIKVIIAGAGGAAHLPGMVAAKTTLPVIGVPVQSRALSGVDSLYSIVQMPGGVPVATMAIGEAGATNAALTALRILSIEDQTIAAQLADFAKEQEKIAEAMSDELI; from the coding sequence ATGAACATTCCAATTTCCATCATTATGGGTTCTAGTTCTGACTGGAAAACCATGAAAAAAGTAGCCGAAGTGCTGGATAAATTTGGCGTAGCCTATGAAAAGAAAGTGGTATCTGCCCATCGCACGCCCGACCTCATGTTCCGTCATGCCGAGGAAGCGCGTGGCCGTGGCATCAAGGTCATCATCGCAGGAGCGGGCGGTGCGGCTCATTTGCCGGGTATGGTGGCAGCCAAGACAACCCTGCCTGTCATCGGAGTCCCTGTCCAATCTCGTGCCCTAAGTGGTGTGGATTCCCTCTATTCTATCGTGCAGATGCCAGGCGGTGTGCCTGTTGCAACCATGGCTATTGGTGAAGCAGGTGCGACCAATGCAGCTCTGACAGCTCTTCGCATTCTCTCCATTGAAGACCAAACCATTGCAGCTCAGCTGGCAGATTTTGCCAAGGAACAGGAAAAAATTGCGGAGGCTATGTCAGATGAACTCATCTAA